One Triticum dicoccoides isolate Atlit2015 ecotype Zavitan chromosome 5B, WEW_v2.0, whole genome shotgun sequence genomic window carries:
- the LOC119313044 gene encoding putative disease resistance protein RGA3 isoform X2 encodes MELALGSAASLLGKVWTTLSDGLVAAYVDSLQLGHNSEQIKDKLLQTQGLLHNAQAQGSHVGDNLALQRLLEKLRRDADQAEDLLDEVHYFHIHDRLHGTNYATTQDLDGLVRGQALHARSALRHTLGSWFQCFSCSRTPKTNRDGGDAAAAAVARAPRHVTNSSSATAAAVAGDTNSNSASADDGDTLHFDRVSMSREIKSLLQGMQSHCDLVSNLLSSTPINNTAVVRHRPQTGSMIIQDTLYGRTDTFEETVNCITDTGATKTVSVLPIVGPGGIGKTTFTTHLYNDGRTQDHFQVRVWVCVSTDFDVLKLTREILACIPATEEGGSSSVANETTNLDHLQRSIVRRLKSKRFLIVLDDIWKCDGADQWKTLLAPFAMGETKGSMLLVTTRFPKVADMVKTVDPLELRGLESNDFITLFEACIFGDHKPEHYEYELAGIARKIANKLKGSPLAAKTVGRLLQKDFSQKHWNGVLEKHQWLKQRNNDDIMPSLKISYEYLPFDLKKCFSYCGLFPEDHEFTSSEINHLWVSIGIIDSNQQANRNYLEELVDNGFLMKVFDLGDRSPYLMHELSKSVSAQECFNISGLDFRADAIPQSVRHLSINIEDRYDANFEEEMCKLRERIDISNLRTLMIFREYEEERIDKILKDSFKEINSLRVLFIAVKSAQSFPYKFSKLIHLQYLKISSAYISGEISLPSTLSRFYHLKFLDLDYWCGSYDLPEDFSHLENLHDFHAASEIHSNIRSVGKMKHLQELKEFHVKKESMGFELSELGALTELEGGLTIRGLEHVATKEEATAAKLMLKRNLEELELLWGIDGPTRDADILDALQPHSNLRVLTIANHVGTIGPSWLCLDMWLTNLERLALEGISWSTLPPFGKLPNLKGLNLTNISGMHQFGPRCGGAPGKCFMRLKTVEFHDMPELAEWVVEPNCHSFPSLTEITCINCPNLCVMPLLEVSCTNLHRLEVFRCPKVSLPSMPHTSTLTDLFINTGNSRSFYKFLRDDLGTLLSYDGKKLVVRGYGGALASHNLDKVEDMIVGRCDGLFPEELDGSFVFHSIDGYEEECGTQFPSSSSLQELTFSECTGLVLVPVEKENGERIQEDNSLLLKLRIEYCGQLFCRWPMGKGESETICPFPASLKKLDVEGETSMKSMALLSNLTSLTTLRLIRCRKLTVDGFNPLIAVNLIQLEVCGCNSIAADMLSEVERAKLLPAGYLSRLEVLRVDDICGLLVAPICNLLAPALHTLEFESDDEWMEGFTEEQEKALQLLTSLQNITFFDCRCLESLPKGLHRLSSLKELRVVDCQRMISMPKEGLPVSLRKLEMRGYWAPWLDKQIEEIKRTYPDLSVTYTQGKTCRLPIFCFPISEARFISHPYFCLILTCQIFCAHKLANVHINQ; translated from the exons ATGGAGCTGGCTCTCGGCTCGGCGGCTTCGCTCCTCGGCAAGGTGTGGACGACGCTGTCCGACGGCCTGGTGGCGGCGTACGTGGACAGCCTCCAGCTCGGCCACAACTCGGAGCAGATCAAGGACAAGCTGCTGCAGACGCAAGGCCTGCTGCACAACGCCCAGGCCCAGGGGAGCCACGTCGGCGACAACCTTGCCCTGCAGCGCTTGCTGGAGAAGCTGAGAAGGGACGCCGACCAGGCAGAGGACTTGCTCGATGAGGTCCACTACTTCCACATCCATGACAGGCTCCACGGCACCAACTACGCCACCACCCAAGATCTGGACGGCCTTGTCCGCGGTCAAGCTCTCCACGCCCGTAGTGCTCTTCGCCACACCCTAGGCAGTTGGTTCCAGTGTTTTTCTTGCTCCCGTACACCCAAGACCAATAGGGATGgtggtgatgctgctgctgctgctgttgccagAGCACCACGCCACGTCACCAACTCCagttctgctactgctgctgctgttgccggcgacaccaactccaactctgcTAGTGCTGATGATGGTGATACGCTGCATTTCGACAGAGTGTCCATGTCCAGAGAAATCAAGTCCCTGTTACAGGGCATGCAGTCCCACTGTGATTTGGTCTCCAATTTGCTCAGCAGTACCCCAATCAACAACACGGCAGTCGTCCGACATCGGCCTCAGACTGGTTCCATGATTATACAAGACACATTGTATGGCAGGACAGACACTTTTGAGGAAACTGTCAATTGTATCACCGATACTGGTGCCACAAAGACTGTTTCTGTTCTTCCTATAGTTGGTCCAGGGGGTATTGGAAAGACAACTTTCACCACTCACCTGTACAATGATGGAAGGACTCAAGACCACTTCCAAGTCAGGGTCTGGGTATGTGTATCCACTGATTTCGATGTGCTTAAGCTCACCAGGGAGATCCTTGCCTGCATACCTGCAACTGAAGAAGGAGGAAGCAGCAGTGTTGCAAATGAAACAACCAATTTAGATCATCTTCAGAGATCCATTGTGCGACGTCTCAAGTCCAAGAGGTTTCTAATTGTCTTGGACGATATATGGAAATGTGACGGTGCTGATCAGTGGAAAACCCTGTTAGCTCCGTTCGCAATGGGGGAAACCAAAGGAAGCATGCTACTTGTCACAACTCGATTCCCAAAGGTAGCAGACATGGTGAAAACAGTTGATCCACTAGAGCTGCGAGGTTTGGAGTCTAATGATTTCATCACATTATTTGAAGCATGTATATTTGGTGATCACAAGCCTGAGCATTACGAATATGAGTTAGCTGGTATTGCACGAAAAATAGCAAACAAGCTAAAGGGTTCTCCGCTAGCAGCAAAAACAGTCGGTAGACTATTGCAGAAGGACTTTTCTCAGAAACATTGGAATGGAGTTCTTGAAAAGCATCAGTGGCTAAAGCAGCGAaataatgatgatatcatgccgtcTTTAAAAATTAGCTATGAATACCTCCCTTTTGATCTGAAGAAATGCTTTTCCTATTGTGGCCTTTTCCCTGAAGATCATGAGTTTACTTCTTCAGAAATCAATCATCTCTGGGTTTCAATTGGAATCATAGACTCTAATCAGCAAGCCAATAGGAATTACTTGGAAGAACTAGTGGACAATGGTTTTCTCATGAAGGTATTCGATTTGGGTGATCGATCCCCCTATTTAATGCATGAGCTATCTAAGAGTGTTTCTGCACAAGAATGCTTCAATATAAGTGGCTTAGATTTCAGAGCTGATGCCATCCCGCAATCTGTTCGACACTTATCTATCAACATAGAAGACAGATATGATGCAAATTTTGAGGAAGAAATGTGTAAACTAAGGGAGAGGATAGATATTTCTAATCTGCGGACTTTGATGATTTTTAGAGAATATGAAGAAGAAAGAatcgacaagattttgaaagatagCTTCAAGGAAATAAATAGTCTGCGTGTCCTATTTATAGCTGTGAAGTCTGCACAATCTTTTCCATACAAGTTTTCGAAACTTATCCACCTCCAGTACCTGAAAATTAGTTCAGCTTACATAAGTGGTGAAATCAGTTTACCTAGTACACTATCAAGATTTTATCACTTGAAATTCTTGGACCTAGACTATTGGTGTGGTAGTTATGATTTGCCTGAAGACTTTAGCCACCTTGAGAATTTACATGATTTCCATGCTGCAAGTGAAATCCACTCCAATATTCGCAGTGTCGGAAAGATGAAGCATCTGCAGGAGCTAAAAGAATTCCATGTTAAGAAGGAGAGCATGGGATTTGAACTGTCAGAACTTGGGGCATTGACAGAGCTTGAAGGAGGACTGACTATACGTGGCCTTGAACACGTGGCAACCAAGGAGGAAGCTACTGCAGCCAAACTGATGTTGAAAAGGAATCTGGAGGAGTTAGAATTACTCTGGGGCATAGATGGACCAACTAGAGATGCTGATATTCTTGATGCTCTTCAACCACACTCTAATCTTAGAGTACTTACAATTGCAAATCATGTTGGTACCATTGGTCCTAGCTGGTTGTGTCTTGACATGTGGTTAACAAACTTAGAGAGACTCGCTCTAGAAGGCATATCTTGGAGTACCCTCCCACCTTTTGGGAAGCTACCAAATCTCAAGGGCCTCAATTTGACGAACATTTCTGGAATGCATCAGTTTGGGCCTCGATGTGGTGGCGCTCCAGGCAAATGTTTTATGCGCTTGAAGACAGTTGAGTTTCATGACATGCCAGAACTTGCTGAATGGGTTGTGGAACCTAATTGCCATTCCTTTCCAAGTCTTACAGAAATCACATGCATCAATTGTCCCAATCTCTGTGTGATGCCCTTGTTGGAGGTATCCTGCACCAATTTGCACAGACTTGAAGTTTTTCGTTGCCCCAAGGTGTCTCTGCCCTCTATGCCTCACACCTCCACACTGACAGATTTGTTTATTAACACAGGTAATTcaagaagtttttacaaatttctgcgAGATGATTTAGGGACGTTGTTGTCTTATGATGGAAAGAAATTGGTTGTTAGAGGGTATGGCGGTGCTTTGGCCTCCCACAATCTGGATAAAGTAGAAGATATGATTGTCGGAAGATGCGACGGTTTGTTCCCTGAAGAGCTGGATGGCAGTTTTGTCTTCCATTCA ATTGATGGCTATGAGGAGGAATGTGGAACGCAGTTCCCATCATCCAGCTCACTGCAGGAACTTACCTTCTCAGAGTGTACGGGCCTGGTTCTTGTGCCTGTGGAGAAGGAGAATGGAGAACGAATTCAGGAGGACAACTCATTGCTCCTAAAATTAAGAATAGAGTACTGTGGCCAATTGTTCTGTCGGTGGCCCATGGGAAAGGGAGAATCAGAGACCATTTGCCCTTTCCCTGCTTCCCTGAAGAAACTTGATGTCGAAGGAGAGACAAGCATGAAGTCAATGGCTCTGCTCTCAAACCTCACGTCTCTCACCACTCTAAGGCTAATAAGATGCAGAAAGTTAACAGTGGACGGATTCAATCCTCTCATCGCAGTCAACCTCATACAActggaagtgtgtgggtgcaacagCATAGCAGCAGATATGCTCTCAGAGGTGGAAAGGGCCAAATTATTGCCTGCAGGTTACCTCTCTAGATTGGAGGTACTCAGGGTGGATGACATCTGTGGATTGCTTGTTGCTCCTATTTGCAACCTCCTCGCCCCGGCCCTCCACACACTTGAATTCGAGTCCGATGATGAGTGGATGGAAGGCTTCACGGAAGAGCAAGAGAAAGCGCTGCAGCTCCTCACCTCCCTCCAGAATATAACATTTTTCGACTGCCGGTGTCTGGAGTCCCTTCCTAAAGGGCTACATCGCCTTTCTTCTCTCAAGGAGTTGCGTGTCGTTGACTGTCAAAGAATGATATCAATGCCCAAGGAGGGCCTCCCGGTTTCGCTGAGAAAACTAGAGATGCGTGGTTACTGGGCTCCTTGGCTAGACAAGCAAATTGAGGAAATCAAAAGAACCTACCCAGATTTATCCGTCACGTATACCCAAGGTAAGACTTGTCGCCTCCCTATCTTTTGTTTTCCTATTTCTGAAGCGAGGTTTATTAGCCATCCATACTTCTGCCTCATCTTGACTTGTCAAATCTTTTGTGCACACAAGTTGGCAAACGTGCACATTAATCAGTAG
- the LOC119313044 gene encoding putative disease resistance protein RGA3 isoform X1 has product MELALGSAASLLGKVWTTLSDGLVAAYVDSLQLGHNSEQIKDKLLQTQGLLHNAQAQGSHVGDNLALQRLLEKLRRDADQAEDLLDEVHYFHIHDRLHGTNYATTQDLDGLVRGQALHARSALRHTLGSWFQCFSCSRTPKTNRDGGDAAAAAVARAPRHVTNSSSATAAAVAGDTNSNSASADDGDTLHFDRVSMSREIKSLLQGMQSHCDLVSNLLSSTPINNTAVVRHRPQTGSMIIQDTLYGRTDTFEETVNCITDTGATKTVSVLPIVGPGGIGKTTFTTHLYNDGRTQDHFQVRVWVCVSTDFDVLKLTREILACIPATEEGGSSSVANETTNLDHLQRSIVRRLKSKRFLIVLDDIWKCDGADQWKTLLAPFAMGETKGSMLLVTTRFPKVADMVKTVDPLELRGLESNDFITLFEACIFGDHKPEHYEYELAGIARKIANKLKGSPLAAKTVGRLLQKDFSQKHWNGVLEKHQWLKQRNNDDIMPSLKISYEYLPFDLKKCFSYCGLFPEDHEFTSSEINHLWVSIGIIDSNQQANRNYLEELVDNGFLMKVFDLGDRSPYLMHELSKSVSAQECFNISGLDFRADAIPQSVRHLSINIEDRYDANFEEEMCKLRERIDISNLRTLMIFREYEEERIDKILKDSFKEINSLRVLFIAVKSAQSFPYKFSKLIHLQYLKISSAYISGEISLPSTLSRFYHLKFLDLDYWCGSYDLPEDFSHLENLHDFHAASEIHSNIRSVGKMKHLQELKEFHVKKESMGFELSELGALTELEGGLTIRGLEHVATKEEATAAKLMLKRNLEELELLWGIDGPTRDADILDALQPHSNLRVLTIANHVGTIGPSWLCLDMWLTNLERLALEGISWSTLPPFGKLPNLKGLNLTNISGMHQFGPRCGGAPGKCFMRLKTVEFHDMPELAEWVVEPNCHSFPSLTEITCINCPNLCVMPLLEVSCTNLHRLEVFRCPKVSLPSMPHTSTLTDLFINTGNSRSFYKFLRDDLGTLLSYDGKKLVVRGYGGALASHNLDKVEDMIVGRCDGLFPEELDGSFVFHSVKSLQLDVSHLTSKSSSEVLNCFPALSVLKIDGYEEECGTQFPSSSSLQELTFSECTGLVLVPVEKENGERIQEDNSLLLKLRIEYCGQLFCRWPMGKGESETICPFPASLKKLDVEGETSMKSMALLSNLTSLTTLRLIRCRKLTVDGFNPLIAVNLIQLEVCGCNSIAADMLSEVERAKLLPAGYLSRLEVLRVDDICGLLVAPICNLLAPALHTLEFESDDEWMEGFTEEQEKALQLLTSLQNITFFDCRCLESLPKGLHRLSSLKELRVVDCQRMISMPKEGLPVSLRKLEMRGYWAPWLDKQIEEIKRTYPDLSVTYTQGKTCRLPIFCFPISEARFISHPYFCLILTCQIFCAHKLANVHINQ; this is encoded by the coding sequence ATGGAGCTGGCTCTCGGCTCGGCGGCTTCGCTCCTCGGCAAGGTGTGGACGACGCTGTCCGACGGCCTGGTGGCGGCGTACGTGGACAGCCTCCAGCTCGGCCACAACTCGGAGCAGATCAAGGACAAGCTGCTGCAGACGCAAGGCCTGCTGCACAACGCCCAGGCCCAGGGGAGCCACGTCGGCGACAACCTTGCCCTGCAGCGCTTGCTGGAGAAGCTGAGAAGGGACGCCGACCAGGCAGAGGACTTGCTCGATGAGGTCCACTACTTCCACATCCATGACAGGCTCCACGGCACCAACTACGCCACCACCCAAGATCTGGACGGCCTTGTCCGCGGTCAAGCTCTCCACGCCCGTAGTGCTCTTCGCCACACCCTAGGCAGTTGGTTCCAGTGTTTTTCTTGCTCCCGTACACCCAAGACCAATAGGGATGgtggtgatgctgctgctgctgctgttgccagAGCACCACGCCACGTCACCAACTCCagttctgctactgctgctgctgttgccggcgacaccaactccaactctgcTAGTGCTGATGATGGTGATACGCTGCATTTCGACAGAGTGTCCATGTCCAGAGAAATCAAGTCCCTGTTACAGGGCATGCAGTCCCACTGTGATTTGGTCTCCAATTTGCTCAGCAGTACCCCAATCAACAACACGGCAGTCGTCCGACATCGGCCTCAGACTGGTTCCATGATTATACAAGACACATTGTATGGCAGGACAGACACTTTTGAGGAAACTGTCAATTGTATCACCGATACTGGTGCCACAAAGACTGTTTCTGTTCTTCCTATAGTTGGTCCAGGGGGTATTGGAAAGACAACTTTCACCACTCACCTGTACAATGATGGAAGGACTCAAGACCACTTCCAAGTCAGGGTCTGGGTATGTGTATCCACTGATTTCGATGTGCTTAAGCTCACCAGGGAGATCCTTGCCTGCATACCTGCAACTGAAGAAGGAGGAAGCAGCAGTGTTGCAAATGAAACAACCAATTTAGATCATCTTCAGAGATCCATTGTGCGACGTCTCAAGTCCAAGAGGTTTCTAATTGTCTTGGACGATATATGGAAATGTGACGGTGCTGATCAGTGGAAAACCCTGTTAGCTCCGTTCGCAATGGGGGAAACCAAAGGAAGCATGCTACTTGTCACAACTCGATTCCCAAAGGTAGCAGACATGGTGAAAACAGTTGATCCACTAGAGCTGCGAGGTTTGGAGTCTAATGATTTCATCACATTATTTGAAGCATGTATATTTGGTGATCACAAGCCTGAGCATTACGAATATGAGTTAGCTGGTATTGCACGAAAAATAGCAAACAAGCTAAAGGGTTCTCCGCTAGCAGCAAAAACAGTCGGTAGACTATTGCAGAAGGACTTTTCTCAGAAACATTGGAATGGAGTTCTTGAAAAGCATCAGTGGCTAAAGCAGCGAaataatgatgatatcatgccgtcTTTAAAAATTAGCTATGAATACCTCCCTTTTGATCTGAAGAAATGCTTTTCCTATTGTGGCCTTTTCCCTGAAGATCATGAGTTTACTTCTTCAGAAATCAATCATCTCTGGGTTTCAATTGGAATCATAGACTCTAATCAGCAAGCCAATAGGAATTACTTGGAAGAACTAGTGGACAATGGTTTTCTCATGAAGGTATTCGATTTGGGTGATCGATCCCCCTATTTAATGCATGAGCTATCTAAGAGTGTTTCTGCACAAGAATGCTTCAATATAAGTGGCTTAGATTTCAGAGCTGATGCCATCCCGCAATCTGTTCGACACTTATCTATCAACATAGAAGACAGATATGATGCAAATTTTGAGGAAGAAATGTGTAAACTAAGGGAGAGGATAGATATTTCTAATCTGCGGACTTTGATGATTTTTAGAGAATATGAAGAAGAAAGAatcgacaagattttgaaagatagCTTCAAGGAAATAAATAGTCTGCGTGTCCTATTTATAGCTGTGAAGTCTGCACAATCTTTTCCATACAAGTTTTCGAAACTTATCCACCTCCAGTACCTGAAAATTAGTTCAGCTTACATAAGTGGTGAAATCAGTTTACCTAGTACACTATCAAGATTTTATCACTTGAAATTCTTGGACCTAGACTATTGGTGTGGTAGTTATGATTTGCCTGAAGACTTTAGCCACCTTGAGAATTTACATGATTTCCATGCTGCAAGTGAAATCCACTCCAATATTCGCAGTGTCGGAAAGATGAAGCATCTGCAGGAGCTAAAAGAATTCCATGTTAAGAAGGAGAGCATGGGATTTGAACTGTCAGAACTTGGGGCATTGACAGAGCTTGAAGGAGGACTGACTATACGTGGCCTTGAACACGTGGCAACCAAGGAGGAAGCTACTGCAGCCAAACTGATGTTGAAAAGGAATCTGGAGGAGTTAGAATTACTCTGGGGCATAGATGGACCAACTAGAGATGCTGATATTCTTGATGCTCTTCAACCACACTCTAATCTTAGAGTACTTACAATTGCAAATCATGTTGGTACCATTGGTCCTAGCTGGTTGTGTCTTGACATGTGGTTAACAAACTTAGAGAGACTCGCTCTAGAAGGCATATCTTGGAGTACCCTCCCACCTTTTGGGAAGCTACCAAATCTCAAGGGCCTCAATTTGACGAACATTTCTGGAATGCATCAGTTTGGGCCTCGATGTGGTGGCGCTCCAGGCAAATGTTTTATGCGCTTGAAGACAGTTGAGTTTCATGACATGCCAGAACTTGCTGAATGGGTTGTGGAACCTAATTGCCATTCCTTTCCAAGTCTTACAGAAATCACATGCATCAATTGTCCCAATCTCTGTGTGATGCCCTTGTTGGAGGTATCCTGCACCAATTTGCACAGACTTGAAGTTTTTCGTTGCCCCAAGGTGTCTCTGCCCTCTATGCCTCACACCTCCACACTGACAGATTTGTTTATTAACACAGGTAATTcaagaagtttttacaaatttctgcgAGATGATTTAGGGACGTTGTTGTCTTATGATGGAAAGAAATTGGTTGTTAGAGGGTATGGCGGTGCTTTGGCCTCCCACAATCTGGATAAAGTAGAAGATATGATTGTCGGAAGATGCGACGGTTTGTTCCCTGAAGAGCTGGATGGCAGTTTTGTCTTCCATTCAGTTAAGAGTCTCCAATTAGATGTATCTCATCTTACCAGCAAATCATCTTCAGAAGTATTAAACTGTTTCCCGGCTCTTTCTGTGTTGAAGATTGATGGCTATGAGGAGGAATGTGGAACGCAGTTCCCATCATCCAGCTCACTGCAGGAACTTACCTTCTCAGAGTGTACGGGCCTGGTTCTTGTGCCTGTGGAGAAGGAGAATGGAGAACGAATTCAGGAGGACAACTCATTGCTCCTAAAATTAAGAATAGAGTACTGTGGCCAATTGTTCTGTCGGTGGCCCATGGGAAAGGGAGAATCAGAGACCATTTGCCCTTTCCCTGCTTCCCTGAAGAAACTTGATGTCGAAGGAGAGACAAGCATGAAGTCAATGGCTCTGCTCTCAAACCTCACGTCTCTCACCACTCTAAGGCTAATAAGATGCAGAAAGTTAACAGTGGACGGATTCAATCCTCTCATCGCAGTCAACCTCATACAActggaagtgtgtgggtgcaacagCATAGCAGCAGATATGCTCTCAGAGGTGGAAAGGGCCAAATTATTGCCTGCAGGTTACCTCTCTAGATTGGAGGTACTCAGGGTGGATGACATCTGTGGATTGCTTGTTGCTCCTATTTGCAACCTCCTCGCCCCGGCCCTCCACACACTTGAATTCGAGTCCGATGATGAGTGGATGGAAGGCTTCACGGAAGAGCAAGAGAAAGCGCTGCAGCTCCTCACCTCCCTCCAGAATATAACATTTTTCGACTGCCGGTGTCTGGAGTCCCTTCCTAAAGGGCTACATCGCCTTTCTTCTCTCAAGGAGTTGCGTGTCGTTGACTGTCAAAGAATGATATCAATGCCCAAGGAGGGCCTCCCGGTTTCGCTGAGAAAACTAGAGATGCGTGGTTACTGGGCTCCTTGGCTAGACAAGCAAATTGAGGAAATCAAAAGAACCTACCCAGATTTATCCGTCACGTATACCCAAGGTAAGACTTGTCGCCTCCCTATCTTTTGTTTTCCTATTTCTGAAGCGAGGTTTATTAGCCATCCATACTTCTGCCTCATCTTGACTTGTCAAATCTTTTGTGCACACAAGTTGGCAAACGTGCACATTAATCAGTAG